One part of the uncultured Bacteroides sp. genome encodes these proteins:
- a CDS encoding TonB-dependent receptor has translation MKQKNEKVRSNLLLLLVLFLMVPIGVFAQNITVKGTVVDSQGEPIIGASVVEKGYNSNGVRTDLEGQFSLTLRKGKRLVISYIGMETQEVDVIAGKTLQITLKDNLQALDEVVVIGYGSKARKDLTGSVGSISGAKLAAVPVTSAAVALQGKIAGVQVTTVDGAPGADINIRVRGGTSVTQSNEPLYIIDGFQADNINDIPPSDIASIDVLKDASLTAIYGAKGGNGVVIVTTKSAQQGKVQVTYNQQISFSKLAKKLDLMNTYDFARYQYDWAAANGTRSSNAKFYRANFGNPLDLDIYQRATTHDWQDIVMSETPFNYSTNLTVGGGSEKFRFNASLTNSGDNGIILSSGVRRTNLNIKMNIQLSNNLTLTLNPKLTFRRDTGAGGDRIGSGGIIDVLRYRPTNGLREFAFWDPATVDPDDEAIFEYTNPKSDINQNTLKKHSYAYTNQFNLEWRPIEGLTLRTEAAHFLSFNDDNRFFGAMTDEGQGNKKLPVASISNRRTEKYTWTNTASYSFDINQIHNFSFLLGQEIQHSQSKQTYIKNRYFPRNISAEKALNNMGLGTPWESTSYLSTPDRTASFFGQTSYNYDHKYLASVTFRADGSTKFSPGEQWGYFPSISGAWVISKESFLEHNPVISNLKLRAAVGLAGNNRIDDDMWRYLYAVNTTGGPGFGEATENGEKWYGNAGGSTFANTKIKWETTLTRNLAFDLGLFGDRLTITPEVYWNTTKDLLYKSDVPSTTGYVQQMQNIGQVTNRGFELSINGDILRGKDYVLSGNLSLGFNKMKVDKLNDTDNVIWDQNDRWKSSYNDYCLKVGDQVGLIYGFVYDGLYGFDEFDFDPNQNFLAVPKEGTIVNNVFNDSNSGKATLPGKIKFKDISGPDGKPDGQITEDDRTVIGNTNPKFQGGFGLSGQWKNIDFTANFNYMYDFDVNNATAYQLSSSEGNSKNFFNVLSKFNDRWTYVREDGECMYKNTYLENSVDGYKELNAGKKLWNPTDVTNKVTHSYFIEDGSFLRCQDITIGYTLPKQLTAKWGMSKLRFYASGSNLFIITGYSGYDPEVDVQTGLTCGMDYNRYPRSRSFVFGANITF, from the coding sequence ATGAAACAAAAAAACGAAAAGGTGAGAAGCAATTTACTCTTGCTATTGGTACTGTTCTTAATGGTACCTATTGGAGTATTTGCTCAAAACATTACGGTAAAAGGTACCGTGGTTGACTCGCAGGGTGAACCTATTATCGGTGCCTCAGTAGTAGAGAAAGGCTATAACTCAAACGGTGTGAGAACCGATTTGGAGGGACAGTTTTCTCTTACTCTCCGCAAAGGGAAGAGATTAGTTATTTCCTATATTGGGATGGAAACACAAGAAGTGGATGTTATTGCCGGCAAAACACTTCAAATTACCCTAAAAGACAATTTGCAGGCACTTGATGAAGTAGTTGTAATTGGTTACGGTAGTAAGGCACGAAAAGATCTGACTGGTTCGGTTGGTTCTATTTCAGGTGCTAAGTTGGCTGCAGTACCGGTAACTTCCGCAGCTGTTGCTCTACAGGGGAAAATTGCCGGTGTACAAGTAACAACGGTCGACGGTGCCCCGGGTGCGGATATTAATATTCGTGTACGTGGGGGTACGTCTGTAACTCAGAGTAATGAACCACTTTACATCATCGATGGTTTCCAGGCAGATAATATCAACGATATTCCGCCATCGGATATTGCTTCTATCGATGTATTGAAGGACGCGTCATTGACTGCTATCTATGGTGCAAAGGGAGGTAATGGGGTAGTTATCGTAACTACTAAATCGGCTCAGCAAGGAAAGGTGCAGGTTACTTATAACCAGCAGATTTCATTCAGCAAATTAGCAAAGAAGTTAGACTTGATGAATACTTACGATTTTGCACGTTATCAATACGACTGGGCTGCAGCAAACGGAACTCGTAGTTCTAATGCGAAATTTTATCGTGCAAACTTCGGTAATCCTCTCGATCTCGATATCTACCAACGTGCTACAACACATGATTGGCAAGACATTGTAATGAGTGAAACTCCATTTAATTATTCAACAAACTTAACTGTTGGAGGAGGTAGTGAAAAGTTCCGTTTCAACGCATCTCTTACAAATTCTGGAGACAATGGTATTATCCTGTCTTCAGGAGTTCGTCGTACAAACTTGAATATCAAGATGAATATTCAGCTTTCAAATAATCTGACATTGACCCTTAATCCAAAACTCACTTTCCGTCGCGATACGGGTGCTGGGGGTGACAGAATTGGTAGTGGCGGTATTATTGACGTACTTCGTTATCGTCCTACAAACGGGTTGCGCGAGTTCGCTTTCTGGGATCCTGCAACTGTAGACCCTGATGATGAAGCAATCTTTGAATATACTAATCCAAAAAGTGATATCAACCAAAATACGTTAAAGAAACATTCATACGCATACACAAATCAGTTTAATCTGGAGTGGAGACCTATTGAAGGTTTAACTTTACGTACCGAAGCTGCTCATTTTCTTTCATTCAATGATGATAATCGATTCTTTGGTGCTATGACCGATGAAGGTCAAGGTAACAAAAAACTGCCAGTAGCTTCAATTAGCAATAGACGTACAGAGAAATATACATGGACCAATACAGCTTCTTATAGTTTCGACATTAACCAAATACACAATTTCTCATTCTTATTAGGACAGGAAATTCAGCACAGTCAGAGCAAACAAACATATATAAAGAACAGATATTTCCCACGTAACATCTCAGCAGAAAAGGCACTCAATAATATGGGTTTGGGAACACCATGGGAATCAACATCATATCTTTCTACGCCCGATCGCACAGCCTCATTCTTTGGTCAGACAAGTTATAACTATGACCACAAATACTTGGCGTCGGTTACTTTCCGCGCAGATGGTTCAACCAAATTCTCTCCAGGAGAACAGTGGGGTTATTTCCCATCAATTTCTGGTGCATGGGTTATTTCTAAAGAAAGTTTCCTTGAACACAACCCTGTTATTAGTAACCTTAAGCTACGTGCAGCTGTTGGTTTGGCTGGTAACAACCGTATTGACGATGATATGTGGCGTTATCTTTACGCTGTAAATACAACCGGTGGTCCTGGATTTGGTGAAGCAACTGAGAACGGTGAAAAATGGTATGGAAATGCAGGCGGTAGCACTTTTGCTAATACCAAAATTAAATGGGAAACAACTCTGACTCGCAACCTTGCTTTTGACTTGGGCTTGTTCGGAGACCGACTGACTATTACCCCGGAAGTTTATTGGAATACAACCAAAGACCTGCTATATAAGTCAGATGTACCTTCAACTACTGGTTACGTTCAACAGATGCAAAACATTGGTCAGGTAACTAACAGAGGTTTCGAATTGAGTATCAATGGTGATATTCTTCGCGGAAAAGATTATGTATTGAGTGGCAACTTGTCGCTAGGATTTAATAAAATGAAAGTAGACAAACTGAATGATACAGACAATGTTATTTGGGACCAAAACGATCGTTGGAAGTCAAGCTATAACGACTATTGTTTAAAGGTTGGAGATCAGGTAGGTTTGATTTATGGTTTTGTATATGATGGACTGTATGGATTCGATGAATTTGATTTTGATCCAAATCAGAATTTTTTAGCTGTTCCAAAAGAAGGTACTATTGTCAATAATGTATTTAATGACAGTAACTCTGGTAAGGCTACTCTGCCTGGTAAAATCAAGTTCAAGGATATCAGTGGTCCTGACGGCAAACCCGATGGTCAGATTACTGAAGATGACCGTACTGTGATTGGTAACACAAACCCTAAATTCCAGGGAGGTTTCGGATTAAGTGGACAATGGAAAAACATTGATTTTACAGCCAATTTCAACTATATGTATGATTTTGACGTAAACAATGCTACAGCTTACCAATTATCTTCTTCAGAAGGAAATAGCAAAAATTTCTTCAATGTGCTTAGTAAGTTCAACGATCGCTGGACTTATGTACGCGAAGATGGTGAATGTATGTATAAAAATACCTACCTCGAAAATTCTGTAGATGGTTATAAAGAATTGAATGCAGGTAAGAAATTGTGGAATCCTACTGATGTTACTAACAAAGTGACTCATTCTTACTTCATTGAAGATGGCTCATTCCTTCGTTGCCAGGACATTACAATAGGATATACACTACCAAAACAGCTAACAGCTAAGTGGGGAATGTCAAAACTACGCTTTTATGCCAGTGGTTCCAATCTCTTCATTATTACCGGTTACTCTGGTTATGACCCAGAAGTAGACGTACAAACTGGTTTGACATGCGGTATGGACTACAACCGTTATCCGCGTAGTCGTAGTTTTGTGTTTGGTGCAAACATTACTTTCTAA
- a CDS encoding glycoside hydrolase family 2 TIM barrel-domain containing protein: MMRRIYTLMCMTATTLLLMAQQPHPERYYLSGTGIDNTRTWKFYCTKGQHSGKWGKTQVPCNWELQGYGDYTYGRYYKTKGGVASNEEGTYHYSFKVPTAWKGQKVKIVFDGVMTDTKVTINGKSAGEMHQGGFYRFSYDITDLVDYKKANELEVHVAKESANKSVNAAERKADWWLFSGIYRPVWLEATPQNAMDYVVVSGKADGKMTVGVDFAGDFKGYSLSASVKSLADGKVLSSDVNSTVFTSVKPNERLIWETSWNKPKTWDPEHPNLYVVKLELKDANNEIVQTKEIRTAFRTLEFFEKDGLYLNGTRLIVKGVNRHTFWPEGGRTTSHALSLLDAKLVKEMNMNAIRSHYPPDEHFLDVCDSIGILYMDELAGWQNSYDSNVGPKLVEEMIKRDVNHPCIMIWSNGNEGGWNNNLDKLFAKYDYLQQRHVVHPWADFNELDTHHYPAYLTGVGRFVNGYKVFMPTEFMHAMYDQGGGAGLRDFWERWMTSPYFAGGFIWAFCDEAVARTDRKGILDSDNSNAPDGLLGPHREKEGSFYAVRESWSPIQIKPMHVTSHFNGDFFVTNEYLFTNFSECTMKYKVLSCDAPLSGNSGNKEIAAGEVKLPAIAPGETGKAHFDVPSTLKDGDVLALEAFNKNGESICNWSYPIHLVDKYFDKAISKGVVAGSVGSAQSNNADATKNGSEFVLKGGNMTVTFNAENGMIKKILSGEKEIPFNNGPVPVGMKMKYDAAKSYINTVTIKDADKRERLKAGATYNCNAAVYCAKYLGAADSIVWTLTNDGLLYMDAVLLNRASGGGGFDDAFTDDEVYNLGLTFSYPEANCSGMKWFGKGPYRVWKNRLPGTNYGVWHKDYNNTITGESFENLIYPEFKGYHANLYWATLESKTTPFTVYAHNDGIYFRVFTPEEPKGRADGKPTMPEFPQGDISFLLDIPAICSFKPIKQQGPQSQPGNIRIKKGDEGVRINLMFDFRQK; this comes from the coding sequence ATGATGAGAAGAATATATACACTGATGTGTATGACGGCCACCACTTTGTTATTAATGGCACAACAACCGCATCCTGAACGCTACTATCTTTCGGGTACAGGTATTGATAATACCAGAACCTGGAAATTTTACTGTACCAAAGGTCAGCATAGTGGGAAATGGGGAAAAACCCAGGTGCCATGTAACTGGGAACTTCAAGGATACGGCGATTATACTTATGGCCGTTATTATAAAACCAAAGGAGGTGTAGCCAGCAACGAAGAGGGAACCTATCACTACTCTTTCAAAGTACCGACAGCCTGGAAAGGTCAGAAAGTTAAAATTGTGTTTGATGGTGTAATGACTGATACCAAAGTAACAATCAATGGCAAATCTGCCGGAGAGATGCATCAGGGTGGCTTTTATCGTTTCTCTTATGATATAACCGATTTAGTTGATTATAAGAAAGCTAACGAGCTGGAAGTACATGTAGCAAAAGAATCGGCCAATAAATCTGTTAATGCTGCCGAACGTAAAGCGGATTGGTGGTTGTTTTCCGGCATCTATCGCCCTGTATGGTTAGAGGCAACTCCTCAAAATGCAATGGATTATGTGGTTGTGAGTGGAAAAGCAGATGGAAAGATGACCGTTGGAGTAGATTTTGCAGGTGATTTTAAAGGGTACTCTTTGTCTGCATCTGTGAAATCTTTAGCAGATGGCAAAGTTCTTAGCAGTGATGTAAACTCAACTGTATTTACCAGTGTAAAACCGAACGAAAGACTGATTTGGGAAACTTCCTGGAATAAGCCAAAGACCTGGGATCCGGAACATCCAAATCTTTATGTTGTTAAACTGGAACTTAAAGATGCTAATAATGAGATAGTACAAACAAAAGAGATACGTACTGCTTTCCGGACTTTAGAGTTCTTTGAAAAGGATGGTCTTTATCTCAATGGTACCCGACTTATTGTAAAAGGTGTCAACCGTCATACATTTTGGCCGGAAGGTGGCCGTACTACCAGTCACGCTTTAAGTCTCCTAGATGCCAAACTGGTTAAGGAAATGAATATGAATGCTATCCGCTCTCATTATCCGCCCGATGAACATTTTCTGGATGTATGCGACTCGATAGGTATTCTATATATGGATGAACTGGCCGGATGGCAGAATAGCTACGATTCTAATGTTGGTCCTAAATTGGTTGAGGAGATGATTAAACGTGATGTTAATCACCCTTGTATTATGATTTGGAGTAATGGAAATGAAGGTGGATGGAATAATAATCTCGATAAGCTTTTTGCTAAATACGATTATCTGCAACAACGACATGTTGTACACCCTTGGGCTGACTTCAACGAACTGGATACCCACCATTATCCTGCATACCTCACTGGGGTAGGGCGTTTCGTTAATGGATATAAGGTATTTATGCCAACAGAGTTTATGCATGCAATGTACGATCAGGGCGGAGGTGCCGGTTTGAGAGATTTCTGGGAACGTTGGATGACGAGTCCGTATTTTGCGGGTGGATTTATCTGGGCTTTCTGTGATGAGGCTGTAGCTCGTACCGATAGAAAAGGAATTCTGGATTCTGATAACTCTAATGCACCCGATGGACTTTTAGGTCCGCATCGTGAAAAGGAGGGAAGCTTTTATGCGGTGCGCGAAAGCTGGTCGCCTATCCAGATTAAACCAATGCACGTAACGTCTCATTTTAATGGTGATTTCTTTGTAACCAATGAATACCTCTTTACCAACTTTAGTGAATGCACCATGAAGTACAAAGTACTTTCTTGTGATGCTCCTTTAAGTGGTAATTCTGGGAATAAGGAAATAGCTGCGGGAGAAGTTAAATTGCCAGCTATTGCTCCGGGAGAAACTGGTAAGGCGCACTTTGATGTTCCGTCCACTTTAAAGGATGGAGACGTATTGGCTCTTGAAGCTTTCAATAAAAATGGCGAAAGTATTTGTAATTGGTCATACCCAATTCATTTGGTAGATAAATACTTTGATAAGGCAATAAGTAAAGGTGTAGTTGCCGGAAGTGTAGGCAGTGCTCAGTCTAACAATGCTGATGCAACAAAAAATGGTTCTGAATTTGTATTAAAAGGGGGTAATATGACTGTTACTTTTAATGCAGAAAATGGTATGATAAAGAAAATTCTTTCAGGAGAGAAGGAGATACCGTTTAATAACGGTCCTGTTCCTGTTGGTATGAAGATGAAATATGATGCAGCAAAGAGCTACATAAACACTGTAACAATTAAAGATGCAGACAAAAGAGAAAGACTGAAGGCAGGTGCTACTTATAATTGCAATGCAGCAGTTTACTGCGCAAAGTATCTGGGTGCTGCCGATTCTATTGTATGGACATTAACTAATGATGGCTTGCTTTATATGGATGCTGTTCTTCTGAACCGTGCTTCAGGTGGTGGCGGTTTCGATGATGCCTTTACTGATGATGAGGTTTACAACCTTGGTCTTACATTCTCATATCCGGAAGCAAACTGCTCGGGTATGAAATGGTTTGGCAAAGGTCCTTACCGTGTATGGAAAAACCGTTTGCCAGGAACCAACTACGGTGTATGGCACAAAGATTACAATAATACCATTACCGGCGAAAGTTTTGAGAATCTTATTTATCCCGAGTTTAAAGGTTATCATGCAAATCTCTATTGGGCTACCCTGGAAAGTAAAACCACTCCGTTTACAGTCTATGCACATAACGATGGAATCTATTTCCGGGTATTTACTCCGGAAGAACCAAAAGGGCGTGCCGATGGTAAACCAACAATGCCTGAGTTTCCACAAGGAGATATATCTTTCTTGCTCGATATTCCTGCTATCTGTTCTTTTAAACCAATCAAACAGCAAGGACCGCAGAGTCAGCCGGGTAATATCCGAATTAAAAAAGGAGATGAAGGGGTAAGAATCAATCTGATGTTTGATTTCCGCCAGAAATAG
- a CDS encoding cupin domain-containing protein, producing MKTCSKKFIFENENVWEPAGEGVTRQIMGYDGQLMLVKVKFEKGAKGALHTHYHTQTTYVASGKFEFSVDGEMQIVEVGDGIYIAPDAEHECTCLEAGILIDCFSPMRADFIPQ from the coding sequence ATGAAAACCTGTAGCAAGAAATTTATTTTTGAAAATGAAAATGTGTGGGAACCAGCCGGCGAAGGAGTGACTCGACAGATTATGGGATATGATGGACAATTGATGCTTGTTAAAGTTAAGTTTGAAAAAGGAGCAAAAGGTGCGCTTCATACTCACTATCATACTCAGACGACTTATGTGGCAAGTGGAAAGTTTGAATTCTCAGTAGATGGCGAAATGCAAATTGTTGAGGTTGGTGATGGTATTTATATTGCCCCCGATGCTGAACATGAATGTACATGTCTTGAGGCCGGCATACTTATTGATTGTTTTAGCCCAATGAGAGCTGACTTTATTCCACAATAA
- a CDS encoding DsbA family protein, with translation MSDILNINPLIYTHQTEVNENPETKTETSHTEIYSPKSPVQILYYTDPICSACWGIEPQLRKLKLEYGENYQIEYKMGGLLPNWENESNSKINRPADVAHHWEEVGNYYGMPIDGDVWLEDPLSSSYPPSIAFKAAQIQDDGMSLVFLRRIKEMLFLEKKNISKWEWIEKAAIYAELNIDQLKKDFEGDAQHTFKEDLDISKQMGVRGFPTLFFANADGMKIELYGVRPYKDFEEALLKLCPKAVKHQNYKTHEGLFDYYPTLTTHEFAVITDRHDSDALDILNSLYKSKFIDKYISKKGILWIKI, from the coding sequence ATGAGCGACATTTTAAATATAAATCCTCTGATCTATACCCATCAGACAGAGGTTAATGAGAATCCGGAAACTAAAACAGAAACCAGTCACACTGAAATTTATTCTCCCAAGAGCCCTGTACAAATTCTATATTATACAGATCCTATATGCTCTGCATGTTGGGGTATAGAACCTCAATTAAGAAAGTTAAAACTGGAGTATGGAGAGAACTATCAAATAGAATATAAAATGGGAGGACTTCTTCCTAACTGGGAAAACGAGAGCAATAGTAAAATCAATAGACCAGCAGATGTAGCTCATCATTGGGAAGAAGTTGGTAATTATTATGGGATGCCTATTGATGGAGATGTTTGGCTGGAAGATCCTTTATCTTCTTCATATCCACCGTCAATTGCCTTCAAAGCTGCTCAAATACAGGATGATGGAATGTCCCTCGTATTTCTCAGGAGAATAAAAGAAATGCTTTTTCTTGAAAAGAAAAACATATCAAAGTGGGAATGGATAGAAAAAGCTGCAATATATGCTGAATTAAATATTGATCAATTGAAAAAAGATTTTGAAGGTGATGCCCAACATACATTTAAAGAGGATTTAGACATAAGCAAACAAATGGGTGTAAGAGGGTTTCCAACATTATTTTTTGCGAATGCTGATGGTATGAAAATAGAATTATATGGCGTACGGCCATATAAAGATTTTGAAGAAGCTTTGCTTAAATTATGTCCCAAAGCTGTAAAACATCAAAATTACAAAACTCATGAAGGATTATTTGATTACTACCCAACACTTACAACTCATGAATTTGCTGTAATTACAGACAGGCATGATAGTGATGCTTTGGATATTTTAAATAGCTTATATAAATCAAAGTTCATAGATAAATACATATCAAAAAAAGGAATACTCTGGATCAAGATATAA
- the metF gene encoding methylenetetrahydrofolate reductase [NAD(P)H], with protein sequence MKVIELIKSNDKTAFSFEILPPLKGTGIEKLYETIDTLKEFDPKYINITTHRSEYIYKELGNGLFQRSNVRRRPGTVAVAAAIKNKYNITAVPHILCSGFTQEETEYVLLDLQFLGITDLLVLRGDKAKHEPVFKPVGNGYYHAIELQEQINKFNKGVFVDGEQMKVSLQPFSYGVACYPEKHEEAPNIDTDIYWLKKKMEAGAEYAVTQLFYDNKKFFEFVERARNAGVTIPIIPGIKPFSKLSQLSMVPKTFKVDIPEDLANEAMKCKNDADAKQLGIEWCVEQCRELMAHGLPSIHFYSVGAVDSIKEVAKLIY encoded by the coding sequence ATGAAAGTTATAGAATTAATAAAGAGTAATGACAAAACAGCTTTTTCGTTCGAGATATTGCCTCCTTTAAAGGGAACTGGCATTGAAAAGCTATATGAAACTATAGATACATTAAAGGAATTTGATCCTAAATACATCAACATAACCACACATCGTAGTGAGTATATTTATAAGGAATTAGGCAATGGGTTGTTCCAACGTAGCAACGTTCGTCGCCGTCCCGGAACGGTAGCTGTGGCTGCTGCTATTAAAAACAAATACAATATAACAGCTGTGCCGCACATTTTATGTAGTGGATTTACTCAGGAAGAAACCGAATATGTTCTACTTGATTTGCAGTTTCTTGGCATTACCGATTTATTAGTTCTTCGTGGTGACAAAGCCAAACATGAACCCGTTTTCAAGCCAGTAGGCAATGGCTATTATCATGCCATTGAACTTCAAGAACAAATAAACAAATTCAATAAAGGAGTATTCGTTGATGGTGAACAAATGAAAGTTTCATTGCAACCATTTTCTTATGGAGTTGCTTGCTACCCTGAAAAGCATGAAGAAGCTCCTAATATTGATACGGATATTTACTGGTTAAAAAAGAAGATGGAAGCTGGCGCAGAATATGCAGTTACTCAATTATTTTACGATAACAAAAAGTTCTTCGAGTTTGTAGAACGTGCCCGAAACGCAGGAGTAACAATTCCGATAATTCCTGGAATTAAGCCCTTTTCCAAATTATCTCAGCTGAGTATGGTTCCAAAAACATTTAAAGTTGATATTCCTGAAGACTTGGCAAATGAGGCTATGAAATGCAAAAATGATGCAGATGCAAAACAACTTGGTATTGAGTGGTGTGTTGAACAGTGCCGTGAATTAATGGCACACGGATTACCAAGCATTCATTTTTATTCAGTGGGCGCTGTAGACAGTATTAAAGAAGTAGCTAAGCTAATATATTAA
- a CDS encoding DNA polymerase III subunit, with protein MFFREVIGQEEVKKKFLLEVKENRIPHAQLICGPEGVGKLPLAIAYARYLLCPNHTEEDACGICPSCVKMNKLAHPDLHFVFPIVKKKNQKEVVCDDYIKDWRNFVLNNPYFNLNHWLKEMDAENAQAMIYTKESDEILRKLSLKSSEGGYKVMIIWLPEKMNEACSNKLLKLLEEPPAKTVFLLVSEQPDLMLTTILSRTQRVNVRLIKEESIVEKLKDSYGLTDQDAQTTAHLANGNFIRAMEQIHLNEEKKLFFDLFVNLMRLSYQRKIREMKAWSELLAGIGRERQKDFLEYAQRMIRENFILNFHRNELTYMNRDEYNFSVRFAPFVNERNAMGIMDELTVAQQHIEQNVNAKMVFFDFSLKMIVLLKQ; from the coding sequence ATGTTTTTCAGAGAGGTTATAGGACAAGAAGAAGTTAAAAAGAAATTTCTTTTAGAAGTGAAGGAAAACCGTATCCCTCACGCACAACTTATTTGTGGCCCGGAAGGCGTAGGCAAATTACCATTGGCTATTGCTTATGCCAGATACCTCCTCTGCCCAAACCATACAGAAGAAGATGCTTGCGGCATCTGCCCTTCATGTGTAAAGATGAACAAACTAGCTCATCCTGATTTACATTTTGTCTTCCCAATTGTGAAGAAAAAAAATCAAAAAGAGGTTGTTTGTGATGACTACATCAAAGATTGGCGGAATTTTGTGCTAAACAACCCTTATTTTAATCTAAATCATTGGTTAAAAGAAATGGACGCAGAAAATGCCCAAGCCATGATTTACACAAAAGAGAGTGATGAAATTCTTAGGAAACTAAGTTTGAAGAGTAGTGAAGGCGGTTATAAAGTAATGATTATCTGGCTACCAGAGAAAATGAATGAAGCTTGCTCTAATAAACTCCTAAAGTTACTGGAAGAGCCTCCTGCAAAGACTGTGTTCCTGCTTGTATCTGAGCAACCCGACCTAATGCTTACAACAATATTAAGTCGTACTCAAAGGGTAAATGTGCGTCTCATTAAAGAAGAAAGCATTGTTGAGAAACTAAAAGACAGTTATGGGTTAACAGATCAGGATGCACAAACCACAGCTCACCTTGCTAACGGGAATTTTATCCGTGCTATGGAACAAATTCATCTTAATGAAGAAAAAAAACTTTTCTTCGATTTATTCGTTAATCTGATGCGCCTCTCCTATCAACGAAAAATAAGAGAAATGAAAGCATGGAGTGAGCTACTTGCAGGAATAGGACGAGAAAGACAAAAAGACTTTCTGGAATATGCACAACGAATGATCCGTGAAAATTTTATTCTTAACTTTCATCGCAACGAACTAACATACATGAACAGAGATGAATATAATTTTTCGGTCCGGTTTGCACCGTTTGTTAATGAACGAAATGCGATGGGAATAATGGATGAACTTACAGTGGCTCAACAACATATTGAACAAAATGTGAATGCTAAAATGGTATTTTTTGATTTTTCATTAAAAATGATCGTTTTGCTGAAACAATAA
- the ricT gene encoding regulatory iron-sulfur-containing complex subunit RicT, translating to MDYKLHNGSGKLCCKGCSRQDNKLNTYDWLADIPGSSEESDLVEIQFKNTRKGYYRNSNGLKLEKGDVVAVESTPGHDIGTVTLTGRLVPLQMQKTGFKPNTEIKRVYRKVKAVDLEKFEEAKAKEHDTMIRSRQIAANLSLNMKIGDVEYQGDGNKAIFYYIADERVDFRQLIKVLAETFRVRIEMKQIGARQEAGRIGGIGPCGRELCCATWMTNFVSVSTSAARLQDISLNPQKLAGQCAKLKCCMNYEVDCYVEAQKRLPSREIELETKDGTFYFFKADILSNEVSYSTDKNFAANLVTISGKRAFEVINLNRKGIRPDSLHESEKKPEPQKPVDLVEQESLTRFDKRKSGNENKNAKRNDNGNRNKQENRNRNENANRNNNEVANRNEGGNRNENRRKIENKNKNENINKVSIENANKSSNENYKGNEGGNANRNRRRKRPNNRPQQRDDNPQSEKE from the coding sequence ATGGATTATAAATTACATAACGGAAGCGGGAAGCTATGCTGCAAAGGCTGCTCCCGACAAGATAATAAATTAAATACTTACGATTGGCTAGCTGATATTCCTGGGAGTAGTGAAGAAAGTGACCTTGTTGAAATACAGTTTAAAAACACACGCAAAGGATATTATCGTAACAGTAATGGATTAAAGCTGGAAAAAGGAGATGTGGTAGCCGTGGAATCAACTCCCGGACACGATATTGGTACTGTTACATTGACAGGAAGATTAGTTCCTTTACAAATGCAGAAAACCGGATTTAAGCCAAATACTGAAATCAAACGTGTTTATCGCAAAGTTAAAGCTGTAGATCTTGAGAAATTCGAAGAAGCTAAGGCTAAAGAACACGATACAATGATCCGTTCAAGGCAAATAGCTGCAAATCTTAGTCTCAATATGAAGATCGGTGATGTTGAGTATCAGGGTGATGGTAACAAAGCTATATTTTATTATATCGCCGATGAACGAGTTGACTTCCGACAATTAATTAAGGTTTTAGCAGAAACGTTCCGTGTACGAATTGAAATGAAACAAATTGGTGCCCGACAAGAAGCTGGAAGAATTGGTGGTATTGGTCCTTGCGGAAGAGAGCTTTGTTGCGCAACCTGGATGACTAATTTTGTGTCTGTATCTACTAGTGCTGCAAGGTTACAAGATATATCCCTTAATCCTCAGAAGCTTGCTGGTCAATGTGCTAAGCTTAAATGTTGCATGAATTATGAAGTAGACTGTTATGTTGAAGCTCAAAAGAGGTTGCCATCAAGAGAAATAGAACTTGAGACAAAAGACGGTACATTCTATTTCTTCAAAGCTGATATATTGAGCAATGAAGTCTCATATTCAACAGATAAAAACTTTGCTGCGAACTTGGTTACCATCTCCGGAAAAAGAGCTTTTGAAGTTATCAATCTTAACCGCAAAGGAATCAGGCCTGATAGTCTTCACGAATCAGAGAAAAAACCTGAGCCACAGAAGCCTGTAGATTTGGTTGAACAGGAAAGCCTTACTCGTTTTGATAAGCGCAAATCAGGTAATGAAAATAAAAATGCCAAAAGGAATGACAACGGAAACAGAAACAAACAAGAAAACAGAAACCGTAATGAAAATGCAAATAGAAATAACAACGAAGTTGCAAATAGGAATGAAGGCGGAAACCGCAATGAGAATAGAAGAAAGATTGAGAACAAAAATAAAAATGAGAATATAAATAAAGTTTCTATTGAAAACGCCAATAAGAGCAGTAACGAGAACTATAAAGGAAATGAAGGCGGAAATGCGAATAGAAACAGACGAAGAAAAAGACCAAACAATAGACCTCAACAACGAGATGATAACCCTCAATCAGAAAAAGAATAA